The genomic window CGGCGGCTAACATGCGCTTCACCTGGTGATATTTGCCTTGCTCCAGGATGATTTCTAATTGATTCTCGCCCAGACGGCGGCATATTTTTGCTGCCAGCGGTTCTGGCTCATCGTGCAATTTCACGCCAGCCAACAAAGTCTGCACCAATTCATCGGTGACAGGCTCGGCGGCGGTAGCGACATAGATTTTAGGAATGTGGCGTTTGGGCGAGGATTGTGCGTGAATGAAGGGACCATCGTCCGACATCAGCAACATACCGGTGGTGTCGTGATCTAAACGCCCCACCGGCTGCACATCACGCCAGCTAAATTGCTCGGGCAACAAGGTTAATACGCCGGGATGATGACTGGGTTTACGTGAACATTCAAAATTGGCCGGTTTATTGAGGACGATATACAGATGTTCGTGATATTCCCACTCTTCATCAAAAATCGTAAACACCAGCCCCGCAGTTTCAACTGCGGTTTTGTAACTCTTGAGCACTTCACCATTGATGCTCACCTCGCCGTCATCAATTAACTCCCTGCAATATTTACGGGTGCCGAAGCCTTGCGATTGAAGGATGCGATCAAAAGATAATTTACTCATGGTGGGATTGCGGCAGAGGCTAAAGCGCGTATTTTACATTTTTTTTGCGCCGCTACGGTGCTGCTTGAGCTGAAATCAGAGCTTAATCAACGCTTAATCAACGCTTAATCAACGCTTAATCAACGCTTAATCAGCCTTGAGAATGAGGACCTCCAGTGCCGCCATCCCGCAGAAAAAAGCACTAGGCGCAAAGAATGCGCAATATCCATGCGCCTTTCGAGCCGATATTGGTCTGCAGGCCGCACCAGGATTGCGCAATGGCCTGCAGATTTTTGTACTATTGACGAATAGTCAGAAGGTCTTTACGCACCAAACGGCGCATCGATAGACTCGCTTTGTCCGGTAAACCATTTGGGACCTTGCTCTGTCATGTAAAAATGGTCTTCCAGCCGCACGCCAAATTCGCCCTCTATGCAAATCATGGGTTCATTGCTGAAACACATGCCGGCCGCCAGTGGCCGGGTATTGCCCTTGACCAGATACGTCCATTCATGAATATCCAGACCGATGCCGTGGCCGGTGCGGTGTGGCAAACCTGGCGTCTCGTAGCCTGGCCCCAAACCTGCCGCTTCTAAGACTTTACGCGCCGCAGCATCGACTTGTTCACACGGTACGCCGATCTGGGCGGCCTCAAAAGCAGCTGCCTGCGCGCTTTTCTCCAGCTCCCAGATGCTACGCTGACGTGGCGTTGCCTGGCCAAACACATAGCTGCGGGTAATGTCCGAATGGTAGTTTTGTATCTTGCAGCCAGTATCGATCAAGACCATGTCG from Undibacterium parvum includes these protein-coding regions:
- a CDS encoding pseudouridine synthase; this encodes MSKLSFDRILQSQGFGTRKYCRELIDDGEVSINGEVLKSYKTAVETAGLVFTIFDEEWEYHEHLYIVLNKPANFECSRKPSHHPGVLTLLPEQFSWRDVQPVGRLDHDTTGMLLMSDDGPFIHAQSSPKRHIPKIYVATAAEPVTDELVQTLLAGVKLHDEPEPLAAKICRRLGENQLEIILEQGKYHQVKRMLAAAGNHCAALSRTAIGQLTLASLGLEEGEWCYLTPEHMALLVPDTQ